A stretch of DNA from Micromonospora peucetia:
AACAGGCCGCCGTATTGGCGGCAACGGCAGGCGATGGAGGCGCTCGGCGCGGCTCGGGAGGTCGCTGGCACGTCGTTGATCGCGTCGCCCCGCCGTTCGGCCCGGCCGGGCCGGTTCTTCACGGTGCACCTCGGCTTCACCGCGCCCGACCTGGCGTCGGCCCGGGAGTTCGCCGTCGGTTACGCGGAGGCGCTGAGCGTGCTGCGATCCGAGCTGGCCCTGGGCGCGTCGGCGCTGTCGCCCGCCGAGGCGTGGCAGCAGGCCGAGCGGTTGTTCTGCGGCGCGTCCGGCCCCGATGGCGAACGCTGCGTCGACGTGGCCGGCCATCCCGGCTTCCATCACGCGCCGGGGCCCGGCGGGCTTGGCTGGGGCGACGGTGACTAGTCAGGGGTCGTCTCGGAACGTGGCGGGGTGGCGGCTCGCCCACCGGCCCGCTCCGCCAGCCACCGCGACCCGTCCACCGCGACCCGTGTCGCCCGCAGGAGAACGGAGGAGGCCGGAGGAGGCCGGGCGGGCGGCGGGCCGGGTGCCCTCGCCCGCCCGCGCGATGTCAGTCCAGGTCGAACTCGCCGTCCTGGGCGCCGGCGACGAAGGCGTCCCACTCGGCCTGGGTGAAGACCAGGACAGGGCCGTCGGGCTCGGCGGAGTTGCGCATGCCGATCAGATCGTCGACGAAGGCGACCTCGACGGCGCTCTCGGAGGTGTCACCCTCGGCCCGCTGCCAGACCGCCTGGGAGAGGTCGAAGTCGCCCTTGGGGTGCGAAGCCATCGTTCAGTCCTCCAGTGCCACGAGTCATGGGGGAGCCACGTACGGTTCCCTATCGGGCAGGATAAGCGGATGGCGAGCCTGACCCGTGTAGAGGCGACCGCGCGTGGCGTGGCGATCACTGTCGAGTCCTATCAGGTGGACCTCGACCTGACCGGCGGCGAGCGGTTCCGCTCCGACGTCACCATCCGCTTCCGGGCGATCTCCGGCGCGGAGACCTTCGTCGAGGTCCAGCCCGTGAAACTGCTGGCGGTACGCCTCAACGACCGCGACGTCGACCCCTCCACGCTGGACGACAACCGGCTGACGCTGACCGGGCTGGCCGAGGGCAACACGCTGACCGTCTCCGCCGAGATGGCGTACTCGAACACCGGCGAGGGGATGCACCGCTTCGTCGACCCGGCCGACGGCGAGACCTACCTCTACGTGACGTCCTTCCTGGACAACGCGCAGCGCGTCTTCGCCGCGTTCGACCAGCCCGACCTGAAGGCCCCGGTCACCCTGTCGGTCACCGCCCCGCCGCACTGGATCGTCGCGGCCAACGGTCCGCTCGCCACCAGTCCGCGCCCCGGGCGTTGGGAGTTCGCCCCGACGGCGCCGCTGGCCACATACTTCGTCTCGCTGATCGCCGGCCCCTGGCACGTCCGGCGCGACGAGCACGACGGGATCCCGCTCGGCCTCTACTGCCGGCGCTCCCAGGCGGAACACCTGGACGCCGACGCCGAGGAGATCCTCACCGTCACCAGGCAGTGCCTCGACCGGTTCCACCAGCTCTTCGCCGAGCGCTACCCGTTCGGCAAGTACGACCAGGCGTTCGTGCCGGAGTTCAACGCCGGCGCGATGGAGAACCCGGGGCTCGTCACCTTCCGCGACGACCACATCTTCCGCTCCGCGGTCACCGACACCCAGCGGGAGTTGCGTGCCACCACGATCGCCCACGAGATGGCGCACATGTGGTTCGGCGATCTGGTCACCATGCGCTGGTGGGACGACCTGTGGCTGAACGAGTCCTTCGCGGAGTACCTGGGCACCCGGGTGACTGCCGAGGCGACCCGCTTCGAGGGTGCCTGGACGACCTTCGCCCTGCGCCGCAAGGCCTGGGGCTACGCGGCCGACCAGCGTCCCTCGACGCACCCCGTGGCGCCCGAGGAGGTAGCCGACGCCGCCGAGGGCCTGCTCAACTTCGACGGCATCTCGTACGCCAAGGGCGCCAGCGTGCTGCGGCAGTTGGTCGCCTGGCTCGGCGACGACGCCTTCCTCGCCGGCCTCAACGCCCACTTCGCGACACACCGGTTCGGCAACGCCACCCTGGCCGACCTGCTCGGCAGCCTCGCCACGGCCGCCGGGCGGGACCTGTCCGGATGGGCGGAGCGCTGGCTGCGCTCGGCGCAGGTCAACACGCTGCGCGCCGAGGTCACCGTCGACGCGGACGGCCGCTACACCGAGGTGGCGGTCGGGCAGACCGCCCCCGAGTCACACCCGGTGCTGCGCCCGCACCGGATCGGCGTCGGCCGGTACGCCGCAGACGGGACGGCCGTCCGGGCGGAGGTCGAACTCGACCCGGATGCCGACGGCGGCCGGACAGTGCTCACCGGGCTGGCCGGCGAGCCGGCGGCACGCCTGCTGCTGCCCAACGACGGCGACCTGACCTTCGCCAAGATCCGGCTCGACCCCGCGTCGGCGGACGCCGTCCCGATGGTGCTGCCCAGCCTGGCCGACCCCCTGGCCCGGGCGCTGCTCTGGGGCGAGGCCCTGGACGCCGCCACCGACGGGGAACGGCCGGTCGCCGGCCTGGTCACCCTGATCGCCACCGCCCTCCCCGCCGAGACCGAGGTGATCATTGCCGAGGACGTGCTCGAGCTCAGCCGCTCGTTGGTCGACCGCTACCTCGACCCACTCGCCCGCGAGGCCGCCCTGGCGCAGGTCGCCGATGCCTGCCGAAGGATGCTCGACGGCGCTCCCGCCGGCGGGTCGCTCCAACTCGCCGCTGCCCGGGGCTGGATCGCCGCCAGCACCGACGCCGACCGGCTGACCGGCTGGCTCACCGGCCGGGACGTCCCGCCGGGGCTGGCGGTCGACGCCGAACTGCGCTGGGCCCTGCTGCTCCGGCTGGTGGTGCTCGGTGCGGCCGGCGCCGCAGAGATCGCCGCCGAGGCAGCGGCCGACCCGAGCGCCGCCGGCACCGAGCATGCCGCCCGCTGCCGCGCGGCGCTGCCCGATCCGGCCGCCAAGCAGGCGGCGTGGGAGATCGTCGTGTCGAACACCGAACTGTCCAACCGGCTCGTCGAGGCGACCGCGGAAGGGTTCTGGCAGCCTGAGCAGGTCGAACTGACCGCCGGCTATGTGGCGCGTTACTTCGCCGACATGCCGGCCGCCGCGCGGTCGCGTACGCCCTGGGTGGCGGAACAGGTCGCGAAGCTGGCCTTCCCCCGCTACGCCGTGGCGCAGCCCACCCGGGAGGCGGCCGTGGCACTGCTGGCCCGCGACGACGTCACCCCCGGCCTGCGCCGGGTGGTCACCGACGCCGACGACGACCTGCGCCGGGCCCTGATCGCCCGGACGGCGGTCGCCGCCGCGGCGGCGTGACGCCGCCCGCCGAACGGGACGGTCCGGCAGCCCCGACGGGCCGCCGGTTCCGCCCGGCCTAGGATCGCGGGGTGGAGGAAGACACCCGGCGGGTCGGCATCATGGGCGGCACCTTCGACCCGATCCACCACGGGCACCTCGTCGCGGCCAGCGAGGTGGCGGACCGGTTCGGGCTGGACGAGGTGGTCTTCGTCCCCACCGGCCAGCCGTGGCAGAAGGCGGACGAGCCGGTCACCCCGGCGGAGGACCGCTACCTGATGACGGTCATCGCCACCGCCTCCAACCCGCGTTTCCAGGTCAGCCGGGTCGACATCGATCGGGGCGGACCCACCTACACCGTCGACACCCTGCGTGACCTGCACGCCGAGTACGGCCCGAAGGTGCAGCTGTTCTTCATCACCGGGGCGGACGCGCTGGAGCGGATCCTCTCCTGGAAGGACCTGGAGGAGATCTTCGAGTTGGCCCACTTCATCGGGGTGACCCGGCCGGGCTTCGAGTTGACCGCAGCGCACCTGCCGGCCGACACGGTGAGCCTGGTGCAGGTCCCGGCGATGGCCATCTCGTCCACGGACTGCCGGGCCCGAGTCGCCCGGGGGAGCCGGTCTGGTATCTGGTGCCGGACGGTGTGGTGCAGTACATCGCCAAGCGGCGCCTCTACCAGCCATGATTCCGCCCGGTATGGGGTGGTTCGGGCGGGTAACGCGCCAGAACTGACGAGTCGGTATTCCGCCGGGTGTGAGACGCTTGGAGCATCGCACGGTTGATCTAAGGAGAACGGTGACAGTTTCCGAACGCGCTCACGAGTTGGCCCTCGCCGCCGCCCAGGCCGCGGCCGACAAGAAGGCGCAGGACATCGTCATCATCGACGTGGGCGATCAGCTCGCTATCACCGACGCGTTCCTGCTCGCCGCCGCTCCCAACGAGCGTCAGGTGCTCGCCATCGTCGACGCCATCGAGGAGCGGCTGCTCGAGCTGCCGGAGAAGGCCAAGCCGCTCCGGCGCGAGGGCGAGCGGGGCGGCCGGTGGGTGCTGCTCGACTACGTCGACATCGTGGTGCACGTCCAGCACACCGAGGAGCGCGAGTTCTACGCCCTCGACCGGCTCTGGAAGGACTGCCCGACGATCCCGTTCGTCGACCGGGACCTCGTCGACGCCGAGTCCGGCTCCACGACCGCGGAATGACCCGCCTGATCATCTGGCGGCACGGCAACACCGACTGGAACGCCGCCAGCCGGGTCCAGGGGCAGACCGACGTACCACTGAACGACCTCGGCCGCGAGCAGGCCCGCAGCGCCGCGCCCCTGCTCGCGGCGCTACGGCCGGACGCCGTCGTGGCCAGCGACCTGAGCCGCGCGGCGGACACCGCCGGCGCGCTGGCCGCGCTGACCGGGCTGCCGGTGCGCACCGACCCACGGCTGCGGGAGCGGCACTTCGGGTCCTGGCAAGGGCTGGTCCTCACCGAGGCCGCCAAGCGTCACCCCGCCGAGTTCGCCCGCTGGCGGGCCGGCGACCCGGACCCGGGCGCCGGCATCGAGACCCTCGACGACCTCGGCAAGCGGGTCGGCGCGGCGCTGTCCGACGCCGCCGACGCAGTGCCCGGCGGCACCGTTGTGGTGGCCACCCACGGCGGTGCGGCCCGGCAGGGCTGCGGCCATCTGCTCGGCTGGGAACACGCCGTCCTGCGCACCATCGGCTCACTGCAGAACTGCCACTGGACCGAGCTGCGACACGACGACACCCGGGGCTGGCACCTGCGCGCACACAACGTCGGCCAGATCATTGTGCCGGCCGCCACCGAGGCAGTCTGACCCCGGCGTTCCCCGCCGGCATCGGCTAGCCTGCCGGGCATGCCCGTCGCGGTCGTCACCGACTCCACCGCCTACCTCCCGCCCGAGCTGCTGCGCGCCCACCGGCTGACGGTGGTGCCGCTGGCCGTCGTGCTCAACGGCGCCGAAGGGCTGGAGGGAGTGGAGACCACCCCGGCCGACGCCACCCGGGCGCTCGGCGGCCGGCGCGTCTCGGTGAGCACCTCCCGTCCCGCGCCGGAGCAGTTCGCCCGGACGTACCGGGAGCTGTTCGACGCCGGCGCCGACGGGGTCGTCTCGGTGCACCTCTCCGCCGAGCTCTCCGGCACGGTGGAGGCCGCCCGGCTGGCCGCCACCGGGTTCGGCGACCGGGTCGCCGTGGTCGACAGCCGCTCGACCGGCATGGGCCTCGGCTTTCCCGCCGTCGCCGCCGCCACGGCCGCCGAGCGGGGCGAGGACCTTTCGGTGGTACGCGACGCCGCGGTGGACGCGATCGCCCGCACCAGCATCTGGTTCTACGTCGACACGCTGGAGTTCCTCCGCCGGGGCGGCCGGATCGGTGCCGCCGAGGCACTGTTCGGCACCGCCCTGTCGGTCAAGCCGATCATGTACATGCCGGACGGCGTGATCGTCCTCAAGGACAAGGTGCGTACCGCCAGCCGGGGCGTGGCGCGGCTGGTCGACCTGGCCGTCGAGGCCGCCGGCGACGCCGAGGTCGACCTGGCCGTGCACCACCTCGCCGCACCGCAACGGGCCGAGGCGCTGCTGGAGGCGCTGAAGGTCCGGCTGGGCGACCGCCTGCACGCCTCGTACGTCTCGGAGGCCGGCGCGGTGGTCGCCGCGCACGCCGGGCCCGGCCTGGCCTGCGTCGTCGTGCATCGCCGGTCGTCCACCACAAGCTAGTCCCGATCCCGCGCCGCCCGCGTCGCCCGCGTCATCGGCTTCCACCGGGGCGACCGGGGGTGGATCGGAACCGGGCTCGTCGACGCTGTCGAGCTGCCCCGCCGGACGGGGCAGCGGGGGCGCCGGACCGACAAACGGCGACAGGGCCGCCGTGGAATTCGAACGGACCGGGTTCGCTGACCGGCTGGGTCAAGAACGCGGCGGTGTTCCGGGGGCGCCTCGCTGCATGTCGACGGTGACTCTGCCGGTCGACGGCGGACGGTCCGTTTTCGGGCCGGACCCGGAGGCGCAATGACCTGCGTCGCTCCGCTGCCCTAGCACACCGACCGCATGATCAGGCGGTTGTCCACAGGTGGCTGCGCCGTCCACAGCCGGGGCCCGGCCGGCCCTGCGTGCCGTCATCGCGGACCTAGCCTCGCCTCGTGTCAGACGACGAGGAGACGGCGGTCCGGGAGCGACTGCGCCGGCTGGTGGTGGGCCTGCCGGCCTCGACCGCTCCGCAGGCGCACCCGGCCCGGTCCGTCGACCACCCCGGGTTGTCCGTCGACCATCCCGGATCGTCCGCGGACCGCATCGAGTGGTCGGCGGATCGCATCGGGTGGTCCGGCGGCCACCCGGGATCCTCGATGTTGGAACCTACGGCTTCGAGGCCGGCCCTCACACCGGCGCCATCCGCCACCGGCGCGGCGGCGCTGCCGGAGCCCGAACCGTCGAGCCGCGTTCCGGCGACGGACACTGAGGGCCCGGTCTCCCGGCTGCCGGGGCCAGGGGCGTTCGACCCCGGGCGGCGGGGGGTGCGGGCCCTGGCCGTCGTCGCCGTGCTGGTGGTGCTCGGAGCCGGCTTCTGGGCCTGGCGGTCCCGGCCGCAGGCCGAGCCGGTCCGCCCGATGGCCGGAGCCGAGGCGTCCGGGGTGGCAGCGACCGGCCTCGCGGAACCGGTCGCGACTCCGGCCGGCGAGCTGGTGGTCGCTGTCGCCGGCAAGGTACGACGTCCCGGGCTGGTCCGGGTGCCGGCCGGCGCACGGGTCGCCGACGCCGTGGAAGCGGCCGGTGGGGCACTGCCGGGGGTGGACGTGGCCCTGCTCAACCCGGCCCGCAAGGTGACCGACGGGGAACTGATCCTGGTTGGCGTCGCGGCACCGCCTGGCGCGGCACCTCCGCCCGGGGCGGCTGCCGGCGGGGCGCCGGGTGCACCCGGCGCGGGTGGCCGGCTCAACCTCAACACCGCGACGCTCGCGCAGCTCGACGCGCTGCCAGGCGTCGGCCCGGTGCTCGCCCAACGCATCCTCGCCCACCGCGACCAGCACGGCGGCTTCCGCTCGGTCGGCGATCTACGTCAGGTCGACGGCATCGGCGACGCCCGCTACGAGCAGCTCAAAGACCTGGTGACGGTGTGACGGCGGGCAGGTGGCGCGTGGGGACGGGCGGATCGTCACCGGTGCCGCCCGTCGTTCGCGAGGCGGGCCTTGCCGGCGAGGTGGGCCCTGCCGGCGAGGCGGGCCGTTCCGGCGGGGTGGGTGACGGTAGGGGCGTGGGCCGTTTCGGCGGTGTGGGTGGCGCGGGCCGTCCCGGCGGCAACGGGCCCGGCTCGTCCGGCGGCGACGGTCGGGGCGAGGGGGGTGTGGCGGCCGTCGATCTGCGGCTGGCCGGTCTGGCCGTGGCAACCTGGTTCTCCGCGCTGGCCGGGCTGCACCTGACCGCCGGCGCGACCCTGCTGCTGGCAGTGGCGGCGGCCGGGGCGGCCGGCGTGGCCGGGCTGCACCTGGCCGGTGTCCTCGGGCGGCCGTCCGCCCCGGTCCGGCGGTACGGCTGGATCGCCGTCGCCGTGTTGCTCGGCGTGGTCTGCGGCGCGACGGCGACCGCCGCACGGCTGTCCGTCCGCGACGCCGGACCGGTCCGTGCCCTGGTCGAGGAACGGGCCGCCGTCACCGCCGAACTGGTCGTCCGCGACGATCCCCGCCCCGTACGCGGCGTTGCGGGACGCCCGGCCATGCTGCTCGTGTCGGCCGAGCTGACCCGGTTCACCGGCCCGGACGGGCGGCGGGTCGCCGCGCCGGCCCGCGTCCTGGTCCTCGCCAACGATCCCGGCTGGAGAGGGCTGCTGCCCGGGCAGCGGTTGACCGCCGAGGGGCGGCTGTCCGCCCCGCGCGGCGGTGACCTGACCGCGGCGGTGCTGAGCGCGGCCGGCCCACCGGAGCCACACGGGGCGGCGCCGTCGTCGCAGCGGGCCGCCGGGGTGTTGCGCGCCGGCCTGCAACGCGCCTGCGCGCCGCTTCCCGACGAACAGGGCGGGTTGCTGCCCGGCCTGGTGGTCGGTGACACGAGCCGGCTGCCGCCCACGGTGGAGGAGGACTTCCTCGCCACCGGCATGACCCACCTGAACGCGGTCTCCGGTTCCAACGTGGCCATCGTCGTCGGCGCCGTGCTGCTGTTGGCGAGGTGGGCGCGGGCCGGGCCCTGGCTGGCGGCCGGGCTCTGCGGGCTGGCCCTGGTGGGCTTCGTCATCCTGGTCCGTCCCTCGCCGAGCGTGGTGCGGGCCGCCACGATGGGTGCCATCGGGCTGACCGCGTTGGCGGCCGGGCGTCCCCGGGCGGCGCTGCCCGCCCTGGCCGCCGGAGTGGCTGTGCTGGTGCTGTTCGACCCGGAGCTGGCCGGCGACGCCGGCTTCGCACTCTCCGTGCTGGCCACCGGTGGTCTGCTGCTGCTCGCACCGAGGTGGCGCGACGGGCTGCGCCGTCGTGGGGTGCCGGCCGGGCTCGCCGAGGCGCTGGCCGTGCCGGCTGCCGCTCAGCTCGCCTGTGCCCCGGTGGTGGCCGGGATCTCGGGCACGGTGAGCCTGGTCGCCGTGCCGGCGAACCTGCTCGCGGTGCCGGCCATCGCACCCGCCACGGTGCTCGGCGTGCTGGCGGCGACGGTGTCGCCCATCTGGCCCGCCGGGGCGGAGTTCGTCGCCTGGCTGGCCAGTTGGCCGGCCTGGTGGCTGGTCATGGTGGCGCGGCACGGGGCGCGGCTGCCGGCGGGCACGCTGCCCTGGCCGGGCGGGGTGACGGGGGCACTGCTGCTGGCCGGGCTGACCGTCGCGCTGCTGGTGGCCACCCGGCACCCGGTGGTCCGCCGGCTGGTGGCGGTGGCCGTTGTCGCCGTGGTGGCCGGCACGCTGCCGGTACGGCTGGCCGCTCCCGGCTGGCCGCCGGCAGGCTGGGTGGTCGCGGCCTGCGCGGTCGGCCAGGGCGACACCGTGGTGCTGCCGGTGGCGGCCGGCCGGGCGGTGGTGGTCGACGCCGGGCCAGATCCGGCGGCGGCGGACGGCTGCCTGCGCCGGCTGGGCGTACGAGAGGTCGCGCTGCTGGTGGTCAGCCACTTCCATGTCGACCACATCGGCGGAGTGGCGGGGGTGCTCCGGGGACGGTCGGTTGACGCGGTGCTCATCCCGCAGTGGGCGGAGCCCGCCGCCGGGCGGGAGTTGGTCCGCACCGAGGCGGCGGCGCGCTCCGTCGACGTGGTGGCGGGCGGGGCCGGCTGGCGGTACCGGGAGGGTGGGGTCGAGTTCACCGTCATCGGCCCGCCCCACCCGTTGCGCGGCACCCGGTCGGATCCGAACAACAACTCGTTGATATTGCTCGCCACCGTCTCCGGCGTACGGATCCTGCTGACCGGGGACGCCGAGACCGAGGAGCAGCGGGCGCTGCTGGACAGCACGGCGCCGGGCGGGTTGCGGGCCGAGGTGCTGAAGGTCGCACACCACGGATCGGCCTACCAGGACCCGGCCTTCCTGGACGCGGTCCGTCCCCTGGTCGCCCTGGTGCCGGTGGGGACGGGCAACAGCTACGGGCATCCCAATCCGGCGGTGCTCGGGCGACTGACCCGGGGCGGAGCGCGGGTGCTGCGTACCGACACGGAGGGGGACGTGGCGGCGGTGCTCGGCCGGACGGGGCTGGCGGTGGTGACGCGCGGCACGCCACCGGGTCGACAGCCGTAGAAATCGATGCCAATAATCGGCATTAGTGGTGGACTGAGATAAATGTCTGGATTTGCACTGAGTGCGGGCTCCGCAACCGGAGTGCCGATGAGCAGGCTGGATCCAGCCGCCGACCGTGCGAATATGGGCGGCGTGACCGCCGCCAACCTCGCTCCTATTCTGCTCGTCCTCGGCGACGAGGAGTTGCTCGCCACGCGCGCGGTCACCGAAGCCGTCGCGAAGGCCCGCAGCATCGACCCCGACGTGGACGTCCGCGAGTACCAGGCCGGTGCCCTCGTTGTCGGCGAGATCGCCGAGATGCTCAGCCCTTCCCTCTTCGGCGGGCGGCGGGTGCTGGTGCTCCGCGCCGGCCAGGACGCGCGCAAGGACCTGGTGGCGGCCCTGCTGGCGTACGCGAAGAATCCCGACCCCGACGTGCAACTGGTCGTGCTGCACCTCGGCGCGGCCAAGGGCAAGGCGTTCGCCGACGGGTTGAAGGCGGTCGGCGCGACGGTGGTGCCGGCGGCCAAGCTCAAGGGGCCCAGCGCGCACCGCGACCGGGTGGCCTTCGTCCGGGACGAGATCCGCCGGGCCGGCGGGAAGTGCACCGACGACGCCGCCGAGGCGCTCATCGCCGCGGTCGGCAACGACCTACGCGAGCTGGCCGCCGCCTGCTCCCAGCTGATGGCCGACACCGACGGCCGGATCGGCGCCGACACGGTCGCCCGCTACTACCGGGGGCGGGTCGAGGTGACCGGCTTCACCGTCGCAGACGCCGCCATGGTGGGCGACGTGCCGGGAGCGCTGGAGGCGCTGCGCTGGGCGCTGCACGTGGGGGTCGACCCGGTGCCGATCGCCGACGCGATCGCCGACGGCGTCCGCACCGTGGCCCGGGTCGCCGCCGCCGGGCGGGGCGACCCCTACCAGTTGGCGAGCACCCTCGGCATGCCGGCGTGGAAGATCAGGTCCGCCCAGCAGCGGGCCCGTGGCTGGACGCCCGAGGGGCTGGTCCGGGCGATGCGGGCCGCGGCCGAGTGCAACGCGGCCGTCAAGGGCGGCTCCGACGACCGCGCGTACGCGTTGGAGCGGGCCGTCTTCTCGGTCGCGGCCGCCCGACAGGGTGGCGCCCGGTGAGCGGATCGCCCCGCGGCTCGTGGGCCACGATCCCGGCCGACGAGGAGCGTTACCGTCCCCTCTACGCGCGGGTCCTCGGGCTGCGCTTCGTCAATCCGGGCGGGGTGCTCTGCTTCCTCTTCTTCGAGGGTGCCGTCGCGCTCGCCGCACTGCTCGCCCTCGCTGAGCTGGTCACCTGGTGGGCGGTGCTGATCCTGCCCGCCACGGTGGCCGCGATGGTGAAGCTCAACGACATGGTGGCCGCGGTGGTGGTCCGGTCCGCCGCCCTCGTGCCCGAGCAGGAACGGGACCGCTTCCGCAGGCAGATGGAGCCCGCGGTCGGACGCGCCAGGGTCGACTGGGTCACCCACAGCGTGTCGGGCGTCGTGGTCGCGGCGTCGCCGGTGCCGCACGCCACCCGGGTCGTACGCGACCGGCCGGGGCACCCGGATCCGCGTCACGGCGCGGGGGATCGGGACGCCGGATCCGGCCCGCGGCACACCCACTCTGATCCGCTGGGCTGACGCCCACCCTGCCCGCCCGTGCGACAGCTGCCTGCGGGACGGCGGTCCCGTGGCACGGCGGTCCCGTGGGACGGCGGCCCGTGCGAGGGTTGCGGGGATCCGGGATCGGATCTTGGTAGATGAGGGCCCTCCCGGGGGCCGTTTCTCACCAAGATCCGAGTGTCACCTGTCAGGGTGACAGGGCGATGGGCGACGACGAAAGCCCGGCGGAGGACCCGGCCGGGTGGCGATGCGGAACGCGGAACGGCAGACAGCCGGAAGCCCCGGGAAGTGCCCGGGGCTTCCGGTCAGGTCT
This window harbors:
- a CDS encoding DUF397 domain-containing protein; protein product: MASHPKGDFDLSQAVWQRAEGDTSESAVEVAFVDDLIGMRNSAEPDGPVLVFTQAEWDAFVAGAQDGEFDLD
- the pepN gene encoding aminopeptidase N, whose protein sequence is MASLTRVEATARGVAITVESYQVDLDLTGGERFRSDVTIRFRAISGAETFVEVQPVKLLAVRLNDRDVDPSTLDDNRLTLTGLAEGNTLTVSAEMAYSNTGEGMHRFVDPADGETYLYVTSFLDNAQRVFAAFDQPDLKAPVTLSVTAPPHWIVAANGPLATSPRPGRWEFAPTAPLATYFVSLIAGPWHVRRDEHDGIPLGLYCRRSQAEHLDADAEEILTVTRQCLDRFHQLFAERYPFGKYDQAFVPEFNAGAMENPGLVTFRDDHIFRSAVTDTQRELRATTIAHEMAHMWFGDLVTMRWWDDLWLNESFAEYLGTRVTAEATRFEGAWTTFALRRKAWGYAADQRPSTHPVAPEEVADAAEGLLNFDGISYAKGASVLRQLVAWLGDDAFLAGLNAHFATHRFGNATLADLLGSLATAAGRDLSGWAERWLRSAQVNTLRAEVTVDADGRYTEVAVGQTAPESHPVLRPHRIGVGRYAADGTAVRAEVELDPDADGGRTVLTGLAGEPAARLLLPNDGDLTFAKIRLDPASADAVPMVLPSLADPLARALLWGEALDAATDGERPVAGLVTLIATALPAETEVIIAEDVLELSRSLVDRYLDPLAREAALAQVADACRRMLDGAPAGGSLQLAAARGWIAASTDADRLTGWLTGRDVPPGLAVDAELRWALLLRLVVLGAAGAAEIAAEAAADPSAAGTEHAARCRAALPDPAAKQAAWEIVVSNTELSNRLVEATAEGFWQPEQVELTAGYVARYFADMPAAARSRTPWVAEQVAKLAFPRYAVAQPTREAAVALLARDDVTPGLRRVVTDADDDLRRALIARTAVAAAAA
- the rsfS gene encoding ribosome silencing factor; this translates as MTVSERAHELALAAAQAAADKKAQDIVIIDVGDQLAITDAFLLAAAPNERQVLAIVDAIEERLLELPEKAKPLRREGERGGRWVLLDYVDIVVHVQHTEEREFYALDRLWKDCPTIPFVDRDLVDAESGSTTAE
- a CDS encoding histidine phosphatase family protein — translated: MTRLIIWRHGNTDWNAASRVQGQTDVPLNDLGREQARSAAPLLAALRPDAVVASDLSRAADTAGALAALTGLPVRTDPRLRERHFGSWQGLVLTEAAKRHPAEFARWRAGDPDPGAGIETLDDLGKRVGAALSDAADAVPGGTVVVATHGGAARQGCGHLLGWEHAVLRTIGSLQNCHWTELRHDDTRGWHLRAHNVGQIIVPAATEAV
- a CDS encoding DegV family protein gives rise to the protein MPVAVVTDSTAYLPPELLRAHRLTVVPLAVVLNGAEGLEGVETTPADATRALGGRRVSVSTSRPAPEQFARTYRELFDAGADGVVSVHLSAELSGTVEAARLAATGFGDRVAVVDSRSTGMGLGFPAVAAATAAERGEDLSVVRDAAVDAIARTSIWFYVDTLEFLRRGGRIGAAEALFGTALSVKPIMYMPDGVIVLKDKVRTASRGVARLVDLAVEAAGDAEVDLAVHHLAAPQRAEALLEALKVRLGDRLHASYVSEAGAVVAAHAGPGLACVVVHRRSSTTS
- a CDS encoding helix-hairpin-helix domain-containing protein, whose amino-acid sequence is MSDDEETAVRERLRRLVVGLPASTAPQAHPARSVDHPGLSVDHPGSSADRIEWSADRIGWSGGHPGSSMLEPTASRPALTPAPSATGAAALPEPEPSSRVPATDTEGPVSRLPGPGAFDPGRRGVRALAVVAVLVVLGAGFWAWRSRPQAEPVRPMAGAEASGVAATGLAEPVATPAGELVVAVAGKVRRPGLVRVPAGARVADAVEAAGGALPGVDVALLNPARKVTDGELILVGVAAPPGAAPPPGAAAGGAPGAPGAGGRLNLNTATLAQLDALPGVGPVLAQRILAHRDQHGGFRSVGDLRQVDGIGDARYEQLKDLVTV
- a CDS encoding ComEC/Rec2 family competence protein, with product MAAVDLRLAGLAVATWFSALAGLHLTAGATLLLAVAAAGAAGVAGLHLAGVLGRPSAPVRRYGWIAVAVLLGVVCGATATAARLSVRDAGPVRALVEERAAVTAELVVRDDPRPVRGVAGRPAMLLVSAELTRFTGPDGRRVAAPARVLVLANDPGWRGLLPGQRLTAEGRLSAPRGGDLTAAVLSAAGPPEPHGAAPSSQRAAGVLRAGLQRACAPLPDEQGGLLPGLVVGDTSRLPPTVEEDFLATGMTHLNAVSGSNVAIVVGAVLLLARWARAGPWLAAGLCGLALVGFVILVRPSPSVVRAATMGAIGLTALAAGRPRAALPALAAGVAVLVLFDPELAGDAGFALSVLATGGLLLLAPRWRDGLRRRGVPAGLAEALAVPAAAQLACAPVVAGISGTVSLVAVPANLLAVPAIAPATVLGVLAATVSPIWPAGAEFVAWLASWPAWWLVMVARHGARLPAGTLPWPGGVTGALLLAGLTVALLVATRHPVVRRLVAVAVVAVVAGTLPVRLAAPGWPPAGWVVAACAVGQGDTVVLPVAAGRAVVVDAGPDPAAADGCLRRLGVREVALLVVSHFHVDHIGGVAGVLRGRSVDAVLIPQWAEPAAGRELVRTEAAARSVDVVAGGAGWRYREGGVEFTVIGPPHPLRGTRSDPNNNSLILLATVSGVRILLTGDAETEEQRALLDSTAPGGLRAEVLKVAHHGSAYQDPAFLDAVRPLVALVPVGTGNSYGHPNPAVLGRLTRGGARVLRTDTEGDVAAVLGRTGLAVVTRGTPPGRQP
- the holA gene encoding DNA polymerase III subunit delta, with the translated sequence MGGVTAANLAPILLVLGDEELLATRAVTEAVAKARSIDPDVDVREYQAGALVVGEIAEMLSPSLFGGRRVLVLRAGQDARKDLVAALLAYAKNPDPDVQLVVLHLGAAKGKAFADGLKAVGATVVPAAKLKGPSAHRDRVAFVRDEIRRAGGKCTDDAAEALIAAVGNDLRELAAACSQLMADTDGRIGADTVARYYRGRVEVTGFTVADAAMVGDVPGALEALRWALHVGVDPVPIADAIADGVRTVARVAAAGRGDPYQLASTLGMPAWKIRSAQQRARGWTPEGLVRAMRAAAECNAAVKGGSDDRAYALERAVFSVAAARQGGAR